A region of the Nitrospinota bacterium genome:
ATCTTCAGCGAGAAGATACACCTTTCCACGGGCAGGAAGGAGATCATCCCCCGATCCGTCACCCAGAAAGAGTATGTGTTCGCCATGAACCGGTTTGACATAGTGCTGGCCATAGGCCCGGCGGGGACCGGCAAGACATACCTTGCGATGGCGGCGGCGGTGTGCGACCTTCTGAAAAAGAGGGTGAGCCGGATAATCCTCACCCGGCCGGCGGTGGAGGCGGGGGAGCGGCTTGGGTTCCTGCCTGGCGACCTTTATGAAAAGATCAATCCATACCTGCGCCCCCTTCACGACGCTTTGTTCGACATGCTGGAGGCGGAGCGGGTGAACAGGATGATCGAGCAGGGGATGATAGAGATAGCCCCTTTGGCGTACATGCGCGGCAGGACGCTCAACGACGCTTTTATAATCCTCGACGAGGCGCAAAACTCCACGCCGGAGCAGATGAAGATGTTCCTCACCCGGCTGGGGCTGTCGTCCAAAGCGGTGATAACGGGGGATGTGACGCAGATTGACCTGCCGGTGTCGGCGCAGTCGGGGCTGGTGCACGCGAAGACCGTATTGAAGGACGTGCAGGGGATACGGTTCATCCATTTCACGGACAAGGACGTGGTGCGCCACGAGCTTGTGAAAAAGATACTGAAGGCCTACGACGAGCACGGCGGAGGCAGACGCACCGCCGAAGGGGCGCCGCGGGAATGAAAGGAACCATTAGATGAGCCCTAGCGGTAAAATAATAAACATCGACGCTTTCAAGAAGAAGGAAAGCGGAGTAAAGCAGCCTCCCTCACGGATGGAAACTTCCCGATGGAAGTCCATGCTAAAGAGGAAGGGGGTATTCGCGGCCATATTGGCCGTTATGTCCGCTGTCGCCATCTCCCTTCTCATGGCCCCGGGCCGGCGCGCGTCCATAACCATACCTCCGGTCAACTCCATCGCCCAATACAACATCAAGGCGCCGGAGGACATGCTCATCGAGGACAAGGAGTCCACCGAGAAAAACCGCCGGCAGGCC
Encoded here:
- a CDS encoding PhoH family protein — protein: MHELVIDSFPRFQEFAGVNDANLRRIEKRFNVQVFARGDKVRIRGENKEDTEKVENLLLQMVELYETNQEVNNGALKFVIHAFHDDPGIRVKDIFSEKIHLSTGRKEIIPRSVTQKEYVFAMNRFDIVLAIGPAGTGKTYLAMAAAVCDLLKKRVSRIILTRPAVEAGERLGFLPGDLYEKINPYLRPLHDALFDMLEAERVNRMIEQGMIEIAPLAYMRGRTLNDAFIILDEAQNSTPEQMKMFLTRLGLSSKAVITGDVTQIDLPVSAQSGLVHAKTVLKDVQGIRFIHFTDKDVVRHELVKKILKAYDEHGGGRRTAEGAPRE